The Microbacterium schleiferi genome contains the following window.
CGGTGCGTTCAGGCGGCTCTTCGAGCGCCTTGAGAAGAACGTTAGAGGTGCGCTCGGCCATGCGGTCGGCATCCTCGACGATGATCACCCGATACCGCCCGAGCGAGGGGGAGAAGTAGGCGCGCTCGACCAGCTGGCGAGCTTCGTCGATGCGGATGATGACCTGCTCGGTTCGCAGCACCGTGACGTCGGGGTGCGTACGCGCGATCACCTGCCGCATCGTCGCCTCGTCGCCGGGCTCGGCGATGAGGGCTGCCGCGAACGCTGCGGCCAGCGTCGAGCGCCCCGAGCCGGGCGGCCCTGTGATGAGCCAGGCGTGCGCAAGCGAGTCCGGGTCGGATGCTGCGGCCTGGAATTGCGCGACGGCATCCGGCTGCCCCCACACGGCGCCCCACGGGAGCACCTGTTCGGGGGCCGCTGGTTGCATGGAGACCAGCGTAGCCGCGGCATCCGACGATGAGCCGTGAGCCGTCGAGCCCGTGGGCGGCATCACTGACTGAGCAGAGCTGTGACCCTGGCGCGGACCTCGCCGGCGATCTGCTCGGCCGGAAGCGACGCATCCAGCACGAGGAAGCGCTCGGGCTCGGCTGCCGCGAGCGCAAGGTACTCGGCGCGCACCCGCTCATGGAATTCGTCGCGTTCAGCCTCGAGCCGGTCGAACGGCTTGTCTGCGGCATCCAGCCGCGTGCGGGCGGTCGCCGGATCGAGGTCGAGCAGCACCGTCAGCTCCGGGAGCAACCCCTCGGTCGCCCACAGCGACAGGTCGCGAATCTCGTCCCGGCCGAGCACACGGCCAGCCCCCTGGTACGCGACTGACGAATCCAGGTAGCGGTCCTGGATGACGACCTCGCCGCGTTCCAGGGCCGGACGCACGACGGTGGCGATGTGGTGAGCGCGATCTGCGGCATAGAGCAGAGCTTCGGCCCGCGGCGATACCTCGCCCCGATGGTGCAGCACGATGTCGCGGACGAGAACACCGACCTCGGTCCCGCCGGGCTCGCGAGTGCGCACCACGACGCGCCCCTCGGACTCGAGCCATTCACGGAGCAGGCTCGCCTGCGTCGTCTTTCCCGACCCGTCACCGCCCTCGAGGGTGATGAACAGTCCCGGTGCCGTCACTTCTTGGCCGTTGTCTTGCGCGTCGTCGTGCTGCGCTTGGTCGTCCGCTTGGGCGCCGGTCCCTTGGCCCGCTTGTCGGCCAGCAGCTGCACGGCCCGCTCGAACGTCACGTCATCGACCTGCTCGCCCCGCGGAATGGTCGCGTTGGTCTCACCGTCGGTGACATAGGGTCCAAACCGACCGTCCTTCAGACGGATCGGCTTTCCGCTGGTCGGGTCAGCGTCGAACTCCTTGAGCGCGCTCGACGCGCGGCGAGCGCCGTACTTCGGCTGCGCGTAGAGCTCGAGCGCCTGCTCGAGGGTGACGTCGAAGATCTGGGCTTCACTCTCCAACGAGCGCGAGTCGGTGCCCTTCTTCAGGTACGGACCGAACCGGCCGTTCTGGGCGGTGATCTGCTCGCCCGTTGCCGGGTCCTCCCCGACGACACGGGGAAGATCCAGCAGACGCAGCGCCGTCTCGAGGTCGATCGTGTCGACCGACATGGAACGGAACAGCGACGCGGTGCGGTTCTTGGGCGCTGCAGTCTTCGCCTTGGACTTCTTCCCCGTGGTCGCCGGCGCCTCGGCGGCCGGTGCCGTCTCGAGAACCTCGCCGGTATCGGGGTCCACAGCAGCGACAGTCTCGGGATCGGTCTCTTCGATATAGGGACCGAAACGGCCGTCCTTGACCACGACGAGCTTGTTGTTTGCGGGATTCTCGCCGAGCACGCGGTTCCCCGCGACCGGCGCATCGATCAGTTCCTGCGCCTTCTCGGGCGTGAGCTCATCGGGCGCGAGGTCGTCGGGGATATTGACGCGCCGCGGCGTGTCCTCGGGCTTGTCGGGGTCGACGATCTCGAGGTACGGCCCGTACTTGCCCACACGGAGCGTCACGGTGTCGCTGATCGGGCGAGCGTTGAGCTCTCGCGCGTCGATGTCGCCGAGGTTGTCGACGATGTTGCGCAGGCCGACATGGGCATCCGAACCGTAGTAGAACTCCTTGAGCCACTCGATGCGCTTCTGCTCGCCGCGCGCGATGGCGTCGAGGTCGTCTTCCAGCGCCGCCGTGAAGTCGTAGTCGACGAGTTCCGAGAAGTGCTCCTCGAGCAGACGCACGACGCTGAACGCAACCCAGCTGGGCACGAGTGCCTGACCACGCTTGGTGACGTATCCCCGATCGAGGATGACGTCGATGATGCTCGCGAAGGTCGACGGGCGCCCGATGCCCTTCTCTTCGAGCGCCTTCACCAGGCTCGCCTCGGTGTAGCGGGGCTTGGGGCTCGTGCTGTGGCCCTTGGGCTCGACATCCGTCAGGCTCAGCACATCGCCGACGGCAAGCGCCGGCAGCGACTGGTCGTCGGAGCGATCGGCGTCGCTGCGCTTCTCGTCGCGGCCCTCCTCGTACGCCTCGAGGAACCCCTTGAAGGTGTAGACGGTGCCGGATGCCGTGAACTCGGCCTTCTTCCCGTCGGCCTCGATAGCGAGCGTGACCGTCGTGGTCTCGTACTTCGCATCCGACATCTGGCTGGCGATCGTTCGCTTCCAGATGAGGTCGTACATCCGCTCTTCATCACGGTCGAGCTGACCGGTCACCTCGGTGGGGCGCCGGAAGAACTCGCCCGACGGACGGATAGCCTCGTGCGCCTCTTGCGCGTTCTTGCTGTTATTGCGGTACGTGCGGGGATTCAGCGGCACGGCCTTGTCGCCGTAGAGATCGACGGCCTGGGTGCGCGCGGCGGTGACCGCCTGCGTCGACAGAGCTGTCGAGTCGGTGCGCATGTACGTGATGTACCCCTTCTCGTACAAGCGCTGCGCGACGCTCATCGCGTGCTTCGCGCTCATCGAGAGCTTGCGGCCGGCCTCTTGCTGCAGGGTCGAGGTCGTGAACGGCGGCTTGGGGCTGCGCGTACCGGGCTTTGCGTCAAGAGCCGTGACGGATGCCTCGGCCGCCGTCTCGACGGCAGTGGCCAGTGCTCGCGCGGCAGCTTCGTCGAGGACGACGACGGCTTTCTTCAGCTGCCCCTGGTCATCGAAGTCCGTTCCGCGAGCGAGAGAGGCGCCGTCAAGGCGCGCGAGACGCGTCGTGAATGAGGA
Protein-coding sequences here:
- the topA gene encoding type I DNA topoisomerase, which codes for MATGKKLVIVESPTKMKSIQGYLGDGYEVLSSVGHIRDLASKKDIPAEKKQAYGKYSIDVDNDFDPYYVISDRKTKTVAELKRALKDADEVLLATDEDREGEAIAWHLLEVLKPKVPVKRMVFHEITKDAIRAAVDKTRDLDLALVDAQETRRVLDRLYGWDVSPVLWRKVGSGREGAALSAGRVQSAATRMVVERERERMAFVTADYWDVEALAGKDGSSFTTRLARLDGASLARGTDFDDQGQLKKAVVVLDEAAARALATAVETAAEASVTALDAKPGTRSPKPPFTTSTLQQEAGRKLSMSAKHAMSVAQRLYEKGYITYMRTDSTALSTQAVTAARTQAVDLYGDKAVPLNPRTYRNNSKNAQEAHEAIRPSGEFFRRPTEVTGQLDRDEERMYDLIWKRTIASQMSDAKYETTTVTLAIEADGKKAEFTASGTVYTFKGFLEAYEEGRDEKRSDADRSDDQSLPALAVGDVLSLTDVEPKGHSTSPKPRYTEASLVKALEEKGIGRPSTFASIIDVILDRGYVTKRGQALVPSWVAFSVVRLLEEHFSELVDYDFTAALEDDLDAIARGEQKRIEWLKEFYYGSDAHVGLRNIVDNLGDIDARELNARPISDTVTLRVGKYGPYLEIVDPDKPEDTPRRVNIPDDLAPDELTPEKAQELIDAPVAGNRVLGENPANNKLVVVKDGRFGPYIEETDPETVAAVDPDTGEVLETAPAAEAPATTGKKSKAKTAAPKNRTASLFRSMSVDTIDLETALRLLDLPRVVGEDPATGEQITAQNGRFGPYLKKGTDSRSLESEAQIFDVTLEQALELYAQPKYGARRASSALKEFDADPTSGKPIRLKDGRFGPYVTDGETNATIPRGEQVDDVTFERAVQLLADKRAKGPAPKRTTKRSTTTRKTTAKK
- the tmk gene encoding dTMP kinase → MTAPGLFITLEGGDGSGKTTQASLLREWLESEGRVVVRTREPGGTEVGVLVRDIVLHHRGEVSPRAEALLYAADRAHHIATVVRPALERGEVVIQDRYLDSSVAYQGAGRVLGRDEIRDLSLWATEGLLPELTVLLDLDPATARTRLDAADKPFDRLEAERDEFHERVRAEYLALAAAEPERFLVLDASLPAEQIAGEVRARVTALLSQ